The Candidatus Dependentiae bacterium genome contains a region encoding:
- a CDS encoding F0F1 ATP synthase subunit gamma: protein MAQLIQMRQRIKAVETIKKITHAMRLISMSTHTRLRGKQEPLKEYQNAISTLFQKVKTATPAWNSSVLYPEQKISDKNLLILVGSQKGLCGNFNSALFRLFERTITPEQLPEMHIIAIGKKVVNFIKKGSTEKIVALYPEFTSATMPTIVHSLVDLIMSSTEPFTSVTFFSNKLKTFFTQKPHESILIPFEAKKQEKKANKLDLMWEHTPHEVLDILALQALEVTIQHLLFESLLAEQAARFISMDSSTRNAEKILEETILWYNKLRQAKITRELTELTGSF, encoded by the coding sequence GTGGCTCAGCTTATTCAAATGCGTCAGCGAATCAAAGCAGTAGAAACAATCAAAAAAATTACTCACGCAATGCGTTTGATTTCTATGTCTACCCATACACGATTACGAGGTAAACAAGAGCCCTTAAAAGAATATCAAAATGCAATAAGCACACTTTTTCAAAAAGTAAAAACTGCAACACCCGCGTGGAACAGCTCTGTTTTATACCCAGAACAAAAAATATCAGACAAAAACCTTCTTATACTCGTTGGTTCACAAAAAGGACTCTGTGGTAACTTTAACTCCGCATTGTTTCGTTTATTTGAACGCACAATTACACCAGAACAATTACCTGAAATGCATATAATTGCCATTGGAAAGAAGGTGGTAAACTTTATAAAAAAAGGTTCAACCGAAAAAATTGTTGCATTATATCCAGAATTCACTTCTGCTACAATGCCAACTATTGTGCATAGCCTTGTTGACTTGATTATGAGCTCAACAGAACCATTCACCTCAGTCACCTTTTTTAGCAATAAATTAAAAACGTTTTTTACACAAAAACCACATGAATCAATCCTTATTCCATTTGAAGCAAAAAAACAAGAAAAAAAAGCGAATAAACTTGATTTAATGTGGGAACACACGCCACATGAAGTACTTGACATACTTGCATTACAAGCGCTTGAAGTTACCATACAACATCTTTTGTTTGAGTCATTATTAGCTGAGCAGGCAGCGCGCTTCATTTCAATGGATAGCTCTACTCGAAATGCTGAAAAAATACTCGAGGAAACAATATTATGGTACAATAAATTGCGACAAGCCAAAATTACTCGAGAACTCACCGAGCTAACTGGCAGCTTCTAA
- a CDS encoding nucleoside triphosphate pyrophosphohydrolase yields MKMRSFLQNKLWRDKLPAKKEKMGSVIHIQQLTDNEFDQQLKIKLLEESTEVQATSSQKELIEEMADVLEVIDALCALHNITKEDIINAQTNKREERGGFFERKFVTVADHPVGSCGEQYCLAQPKKYPEVKKINSSLL; encoded by the coding sequence ATGAAAATGCGCTCATTTTTGCAAAACAAATTATGGCGAGATAAATTACCTGCGAAAAAAGAAAAAATGGGATCTGTAATCCACATACAACAATTAACAGATAATGAGTTCGATCAGCAATTGAAAATTAAACTTCTTGAAGAATCCACAGAAGTCCAAGCGACATCCTCTCAGAAAGAATTAATTGAAGAAATGGCTGATGTATTAGAGGTCATCGACGCGCTATGCGCATTACATAATATAACAAAAGAAGATATTATCAATGCACAAACAAACAAACGTGAAGAACGTGGTGGATTCTTTGAGCGTAAATTTGTAACTGTTGCTGATCATCCAGTTGGGAGTTGTGGTGAACAGTATTGCTTGGCTCAGCCAAAAAAATATCCTGAAGTTAAAAAAATTAATTCCTCCTTACTTTGA
- the murA gene encoding UDP-N-acetylglucosamine 1-carboxyvinyltransferase: MKQTHIVVEQSKPLQGAVGLSGAKNAVLVIMASLILTRGRSTLTNVPASDDVLHMILLLKSLGAEVYFCKDEQFIEVDTTYINKWKVLPEIMKKMRASILVMGPLLARFGKADVALPGGCVIGVRPVDYHVKNFVRMGVEIETKGEFLTAYTKKLLPGRIVLEYPSVGATENVMMAAVRTQGVTKIINAALEPEVLDLITVLKKMGANIVVQAPATIVIEGVQELHSVQHEVLVDRLEAGALLLAAAVTGGTVTISRAPAYAMDVFLMKLQEMGHTVIVGENGVGITLIAIRQPRAVSFKTAPYPGFPTDLQAPMMAAQCLAQGSCIIEETVFENRLVHVRELQKMGAQITVEHNRAIVKGVDELFGACVIATDIRASCAFVLAGLQAKGKTIISGIKHFKRGYDGLERKLRQLGASIELQSNLNDQIVSYQSAATILDRIESK, from the coding sequence ATGAAACAAACACATATTGTTGTAGAGCAATCAAAACCGCTTCAAGGCGCTGTAGGCTTGTCTGGGGCAAAAAATGCTGTCTTAGTCATTATGGCATCTCTTATTTTAACAAGAGGCAGGTCTACACTAACAAATGTACCCGCATCGGATGATGTGTTGCATATGATTTTACTGCTTAAAAGCTTAGGAGCAGAAGTTTATTTCTGCAAAGATGAACAATTCATTGAAGTTGATACAACTTACATTAATAAATGGAAAGTGCTACCAGAAATTATGAAAAAGATGCGAGCTTCAATTTTAGTTATGGGGCCATTGCTTGCGCGCTTTGGTAAAGCCGATGTTGCTTTGCCTGGCGGATGTGTCATTGGTGTGAGGCCGGTTGATTATCATGTAAAAAATTTTGTGCGCATGGGTGTAGAAATTGAAACTAAGGGGGAATTTTTAACTGCATATACTAAAAAACTTTTACCTGGAAGGATTGTTTTAGAGTATCCATCGGTTGGTGCGACAGAAAATGTAATGATGGCAGCTGTACGTACTCAAGGGGTGACAAAAATCATTAATGCAGCTCTTGAGCCGGAAGTATTGGATTTAATTACCGTGCTTAAGAAAATGGGTGCAAATATTGTTGTTCAAGCACCGGCGACAATAGTTATAGAGGGGGTTCAAGAACTTCATTCAGTTCAACATGAGGTACTAGTTGATCGTTTGGAGGCAGGTGCGTTGTTGTTAGCTGCAGCTGTAACAGGGGGTACGGTAACAATCTCTCGTGCACCAGCTTATGCAATGGATGTTTTTTTGATGAAGCTTCAAGAAATGGGGCATACAGTTATTGTTGGAGAGAATGGTGTTGGTATTACGCTCATAGCAATTAGGCAGCCTCGTGCAGTTTCGTTTAAAACAGCACCGTATCCCGGGTTTCCAACTGATTTGCAAGCACCCATGATGGCAGCACAATGTTTAGCACAGGGTAGTTGTATTATTGAAGAAACAGTGTTTGAAAATCGCTTAGTACATGTACGAGAGCTTCAAAAAATGGGTGCACAAATTACGGTTGAGCATAATCGTGCAATTGTAAAAGGGGTTGATGAATTATTTGGTGCCTGTGTTATTGCAACTGATATACGTGCATCATGTGCGTTTGTTTTGGCTGGTTTGCAGGCAAAGGGTAAAACAATTATTAGTGGTATTAAACATTTTAAGCGAGGATACGATGGGCTCGAAAGAAAATTACGACAGCTAGGCGCATCAATTGAATTACAAAGTAATTTAAACGATCAAATTGTTTCATACCAGTCAGCTGCAACTATTCTAGATAGAATAGAATCAAAGTAA
- a CDS encoding rRNA pseudouridine synthase, which yields MHRISLVKYVAQAGFCSRRKAAHIIKTGLVKINETIITKPDCIVEDGQVVKVGRRVLKLQKKMYLLLNKPSGYITSHSDEKGRQTVFDLVRDIGKQRLHTIGRLDKNTTGLLVLTTDGDLTQQLAHPKYEVQKTYIATLDKPVSMFDIMQIRKGIYLKDGKVTVDRIARIGSNKAKITLHSGKYRIIRRLFKKLGYNVLVLDRINYAGLTKQGLKNGHWRQLTLAEIKKLKTK from the coding sequence GTGCATAGAATTAGTCTTGTAAAGTATGTTGCACAGGCTGGTTTTTGCTCTCGCAGAAAAGCAGCACATATTATTAAAACGGGTTTAGTTAAGATAAATGAAACTATCATAACTAAACCTGATTGTATTGTTGAAGATGGTCAAGTAGTTAAGGTTGGTAGAAGAGTTCTTAAGTTACAAAAAAAAATGTACCTACTTCTCAATAAACCCAGCGGCTATATCACAAGCCATAGCGATGAAAAAGGACGTCAAACCGTTTTTGATTTAGTCCGTGATATTGGTAAACAACGATTGCATACTATAGGTCGGCTGGATAAAAATACAACAGGATTACTTGTACTAACAACTGATGGTGATTTAACTCAGCAGCTAGCACATCCAAAATACGAGGTTCAAAAGACATATATTGCAACATTAGATAAGCCAGTTTCTATGTTTGATATTATGCAAATAAGAAAAGGTATTTACTTAAAAGATGGCAAAGTTACAGTGGATCGTATTGCACGTATTGGATCAAATAAAGCAAAAATAACTTTGCACAGTGGCAAATATCGCATTATTAGACGGCTATTTAAAAAACTAGGTTATAATGTTTTAGTGTTGGATCGTATCAATTATGCGGGACTGACAAAGCAAGGATTAAAGAATGGCCACTGGCGTCAGCTGACGTTAGCTGAAATCAAAAAATTGAAAACTAAATAG
- a CDS encoding thymidine kinase, giving the protein MHSKKKLPFGILEIICGPMFSGKSEELIRRLRRAKIANQGVAAFKHSLDNRYAIECLVSHNGNTIDAYPIDHEEKIYTLVSENKIDIIGIDEAQFFSNELIQTVLKLIENRKRVIIAGLDRDFRGIPFGCMPVLLAIADKVTKLQAICTICGVDATLSQRLVDNKPAKYNDPIVVVGAQETYQARCRSCYTIDKMPSL; this is encoded by the coding sequence ATGCACAGCAAAAAAAAACTACCTTTCGGAATATTAGAAATTATTTGTGGCCCAATGTTTTCTGGTAAGTCAGAAGAACTCATTCGTCGTTTACGGCGCGCAAAAATCGCAAATCAAGGTGTTGCAGCCTTTAAGCATAGCCTAGACAACAGATATGCTATTGAGTGCCTTGTTTCACATAACGGAAATACAATAGACGCATATCCAATTGATCATGAAGAAAAAATATATACACTAGTCTCTGAAAATAAAATCGACATAATCGGTATTGATGAGGCACAATTTTTTTCTAATGAACTAATACAAACGGTACTTAAATTAATTGAAAATAGAAAGCGAGTAATCATCGCAGGACTTGATCGAGATTTTCGCGGTATACCATTTGGTTGTATGCCAGTATTACTTGCAATTGCAGACAAGGTAACTAAACTACAAGCAATCTGTACGATATGTGGAGTTGATGCCACGTTGAGTCAACGACTTGTAGATAATAAACCCGCAAAATACAATGATCCTATTGTGGTCGTCGGTGCACAAGAAACATACCAAGCACGATGCCGTAGT